From the genome of Pseudomonas putida:
AGTCGGGAAGCATTCTGGTTTTCCTCCCTGGGCAGGCAGAGATTCGGCGGGTGGCGGAAGATCTCAAGGAGCAGCTCAACAGCCGTCCAGACGTGATCGTATGCCCGCTGTACGGTGACCTCGATCTGAACGCTCAGCGTGCCGCGATAGACCCGGCACCCAGGGGCTCCCGGAAGATCGTACTGGCCACGAACATCGCCGAGACCAGCTTGACCATCGAAGGCGTCAGGGTCGTGGTGGACAGTGGTCTGGAGCGAGTGCCGAAGTTCGATCCTCGCAGTGGCATGACCCGACTCGACACTCAGCGTATCTCGAAGGCCAGTGCTACCCAGCGTGCGGGGCGGGCAGGGCGCTTGGAGCCAGGTGTCTGCTATCGCCTGTGGTCGGAATCGCAGCACGAGCAAATGGCCGGCTACAGCACCCCAGAGATCCTGCAGGCGGATCTCGCAGCTCTGGCACTCCAGCTGGCCCGGTGGGGAATGAAGCCAGAAGAGATGACCTGGCTCGACCAACCTCCATCAGCTCCTTTCGGCCAAGCCAGAGACCTGCTGAAGCGTCTGGGCGCACTCGATGATGCTGGACAGCTCACACCGCACGGTTCGGCGATGAGCGAACTCCCAGCGCATCCACGGATCGCTCACATGCTCATCAAAGGCAATGCGATGGGCCTGGATGACCTGGCCTGCAACATTGCGGCTCTGCTGGGTGAGAAGGACATCCTGCGTGGAGCAGGCGCCGACCTTCACACCAGGCTGAGTGCCTTGTCAGGTGAGCAACATTCACGTCGTAGTGGCGGCTCCCTTCAGCGGGTGAAGCAGTCGGCTCGGCAGTACCGATCCCTACTACGGGGGAAGGCCTCCAGCCTTGTCAGCGAGCCCGATCACCCACGGTGGGTAGGGTGCCTCCTGGCGTTTGCCTACCCTGACCGAATCGGCCTGCAGAGGCGTGCAAGTGCATCCGAATACCGTCTCTCCAACGGTCGTGCTGCGGTGTTCTCAGAGCCCGATGGCCTCACCAAACATGAGTGGCTGGTGGTGGCCGACCTGGGTAGCCGGCAAGGGCAGCGCGAAGAACGGATCTACCTGGCGAGTGACCTCGATCCGGCTCTGTTCGATGACGAGCTGGCTGACCTTGTGAGGTCTGTCGATGAGGTCGACTGGGACGAAAGGGAAGGTGTTCTGAAGGCTGAGCGGCAATTGAAGGTTGGGCAGCTGATCTTGTCGACGAAAGCCCTGCCGAGTCTTGATGAGCAAACCCGTTCGCTGGCCTTGGTCAACCTGGTGAGGCGTAAGGGTATCGAGCTGCTGCCGTGGAACCCCGAGCTACGGCAGTGGCAGGCGCGGGTCGATCTGCTGCGTCAGCTGGACATCCAGAATGGTCAGGCACAGAGCAAATGGCCTGATCTCAGTGATGCCAATCTGCTCGACACGCTGGAAGAGTGGCTCACGCCGTACCTGGGCAAAGTCACGAGGCTCAGCCACTTCAGCCAGCTGGATCTGTCGTCGATAGTCAGAAACCTACTACCTTGGCCGCTTCCACAAGAGCTGGAAGTCCAGGCACCTCAGGCGATCCAGGTGCCGTCTGGTTCGAACATCCGCATCGACTACTCGCAGCATCCGCCGATCCTCGCAGTGAGGCTTCAGGAGTTGTTTGGTCTGGCAGAAACCCCTCGCATTGCCCAGGGCAGGCAGCCGCTGATTCTCCATCTACTGTCGCCGGCCCGTAGGCCTGTGCAGGTTACCCAGGATCTCGCCAACTTCTGGCGCAGTACCTATGTCGAGGTGAAGAAAGATCTCAAAGGTAGATACCCCAAGCATTATTGGCCTGAAGATCCATTGGTGGCGGAGGCTACGGCTAGGGATGGTCTGAAGTAGCCATGTGCTTCTGGCCGGCTTCGACCATCGCTGATTTTGAAAGTGGCGAGTCGACCCAAAACGCTCAGATCACTGACTCATTCCTGTCTTTTTAGCCGCAGCGAGCACCTCGCGGCGGCTATTCCCCACATTACAGGCGCACCTCTCCTGCATTGCTCAGTAAATGTCGACGGGCCATCCACAGATTCGACAGGGCAAACAGCGTCAGCAGCTGTGCCGTGTTCTTGGCCAGGCCACGGAAGCGCGTCTTCACATAACCAAACTGGCGCTTGATCACCCGGAACGGGTGCTCGACCTTCGCCCTTACCTGCGCTTTGGCTTTTTCGATCTTGCGCTTGGCTTTGTACAGGACGCTGCGCTTGCCCAGTTTCTGGTAGGTGCTACGCCGGGCGGCAATTTGCCAGATGACCTGACGACCTTCATGCTCGGGGCGTTTCTCCACTCCGGTATAACCGGCATCGGCACAGACCACGTTTTCGTCGCCGTGCAGCAGCTTATCGACCTGCGTGACATCGGCCACATTGGCCGCCGTGCCCACCACACTATGCACCAGGCCCGACTCGTCATCCACACCGATATGGGCCTTCATGCCGAAGTACCATTGATTGCCTTTCTTGGCCTGGTGCATTTCCGGGTCGCGCTTGCCGTCCTGGTTCTTGGTCGAACTCGGCGCATGAATCAGCGTGGCATCGACGATGGTGCCCTGGCGCAGCGACAGGCCGCGATCTCCCAGGTAGCCATTGATCACGCCCAAAATCCCTGCCGCCAGCTCGTGCTTTTCCAGCAGGCGACGGAAGTTGAGGATGGTGGTTTCGTCGGGAATGCGCTCCAGGCTCAGCCCAGCAAACTGGCGCAGAATGGTCGTTTCGTAGAGCGCTTCCTCCATTGCCGGATCGCTGTAGCCGAACCAGTTCTGCATCAGATGTATGCGCAGCATCGCCATAAACGGATAGGCCGGACGACCGCCTTCACCCTTCGGGTAGTGCGGCTCGATCAGGGTAATCAAACCCTTCCACGGCACCACCTGATCCATCTCGATAAGGAACAATTCCTTGCGGGTCTGCTTGCGCTTGCCGGCGTACTCGGCATCGGCGAAGGTCATCTGCTTCATCAGGCGTCTCGGCGGGTGAGATCAGGCATTCTGCCAAATCTGGAAGTCCTCTTCAGAGTTTCCCTAGAGCCAAGCCGAGGAAGTCCTGAATACAGGGCCTTTCGTAGAAGTTAATGGTTCACTGCTCGCCTTCTGTCGTTACCTCGGTGGCGTATGGCCATTAGGCATGGACGCCACCTCTGATTTCACATAGCCTTGAGCGCCAAAAGCCATGGAAGTAGGTGATGGACTCGAGTAATGCGGGCGGCGTAGCAGCCAAGCTTGGATTCCTCTATCAGGACTGTGCTGCGGCGCTTTTCGTAACTGAGATGCTGCTCAACAAGAAGATCGAGGCTGTCAGGTGCGAGGTTACTGATGACATTGATATTCTCTATGGCACGCACACAGAGTTTATCCAGGTTAAAACTTCCGATAAGCCGCGCTGGTCTATCAGTACAGTAACAATCCGTTCTCGCGGCGCTAACAATAAACTTATTGCTAATAGCTCTATTGTCCACAAGTCCATGCAGTGTGCATCGGCACCCCTTGATCGGTGTAAGTTTAGGATACTGTCTCCTAGGGATTGCAAAGATCCTTTGGATTTTCTAGAAATTGATAGATCGAAGCGGAGCGGGAAGCCTGGTCGCCAAGATTTGATCGATGGGCTTAATGATAAGCTTAAAAATTATGTCGCTCCGGCAGGGAACTCGATAACTGACTGGGTTGATGCCTGCTGGTGGCATGTGATACCTAGCTTGAGAGAGATAGAGCTTACCGCTCTGGATAACATTAGAAGGGCCGCACAAAGCCTTTACGGCGTGATTCTCAGCGTCGAGTCGGTGGTTGAAAATATATGGGTTAACATTCTTGTCACCATGACTAAGAAAAGTGCGTTGGATAGGCGGGTTTATGTAGAGGATGACAAAACTTATCATCGAGATCATTTTCTCGCCTGGTTCAAGGCTGAAGTGTTATTTTATGATCGCGGCAATTCTCACGCGAAAGTGTACGTTCATCGGAAATTGCCAAATATCCTGGTTCAACTTCAGGCGCCATTTGTAAGTTCAGTTCCTAGTAGGAATGGGCTAGCCCTGCATCAGCGCTACCAGATGGGTCAGTATCGCTATGAGCATATTGCTAGCAATATTTGTCACTGGTTTGACGAGCTCTTGCTGAGGCCAAATGAGATTGCTGACTTCAATAGTTCCAGCGCCACTGAAAAGTACAGGCTACTAAGGTCGCGGCTCGCTGATAATACGAACGATCTAGAGCAATTTCTTGGGAATGCATTACTGCATTCGGTAATGCGATTGAGGCATGATAGTCAGCCCATACCCGCTACACTTTATTTGGACTCAAAGGGCGACTTGAAGGTATTTGAAAATGTCCATATTGTCCAGCGCTCCAAAGGTGGAGATGAGTTGTGGCTCGGAGTCAGTAAGCTAACTAAAGCAAGAACCGTATCCCAAGTCTTAACTGAGCTGAGGGATGCTCTTTACGATGACATAGTCAACGGCCTGGATGGAGTTAGGGAGAAAGTTCTCGATGTGAAAGAGGACTCCTATCTCCTGAGGCACGATGTAGATGAGATTCTTGATACGAGCAGCTCGTTTGAGGATCATCTGGATCGCTTTAGATTTGTTATTTTCTTCGGGTATGAGTCCGCGTTGCTAACTATTCCTGAGACAAAAGGTCACGAGCCTGATTTGTATCGGGAGGCGTACCAGTTGTTCGTGGATTTTATATCAGATTTAGCAAGTAATCCGGTTTATGCTCAGTTGAATGTCGAGCTTTATATCTATGCGGCCCCTAGTTTTGACGACTTATGTGGTTTGTTGAAAAAGAAAATGCGAGATGAGCAATGAACAGTATTTACGACAGTGCTAGGTTGCTGCTTGATACCCAAGGTTCTTCAGCATTCACTTATCTGCGAGCTGCTGACAAGCTGTTGTCAAATCCTGTTTCACTGCATATGGGCAGAGACTTGGTGATCCGTGCCTTAGATGCAAGGCCAAAGTTCTCAAGCTATACGCCGTTACTTCGGAACCTTGTGCGTAAAGCCGGGCTATATCCGTACTTGAAGAAGGAGTTTCAAGATGTATCAGTCAGCGAAAGAGCAGCTTTAGGTATTTATCAAACTCCATTCTCAGACGACATCGTCTTCCACTCAATGCAATTTCAGGTGTTCGAGCTTCTTAGGTCTGGTCGAAATGTTGTATTGAGCGCTCCTACCAGTATGGGCAAAAGTGCGATTGTAGACTCCATTATTGGTTTGGGTTTAGTGCGTAGGGCGGTTTTGGTTGTACCTACCATTGCACTTGCCGACGAGACCCGCAGGCGGCTTCAAGATAGATTTGGAGAGACTTATCAGATTATTCACCACAGTTCGCAGCAGGCCAGTGGTGACAAGGTAATTTATGTGCTGACCCAAGAGAGGGTCAACGAGCGGCAAGATATCGTAGACATTGATTTTTTCGTGATTGATGAATTTTATAAGCTTGCATTTCAGCAGCGAGCCAGTGGCAAGATAGATTACGAAAATGAGCGAGTGATTGAGCTTAATATTGCATTGAGCAAGCTTCTCAAAGCCTCCAAGCAGTTTTATATGACTGGCCCATTTATCAATAGTGTCACAGGCCTGGCTGGCCTCGGTTTTGAGTATACTTTCATATCGTCTGATTTTAATACGGTGGCTTTAGATGTCGAGTCACTGGATTTGTCCCCTAATGACGAAGCAGGCAAAGAGGAAGCCATTCGTGCTATTGCAGGGAAGTGCCGTGGGGAGGCCACTATAATCTACTGCAAGTCTTCTGCTATTGCTGGTGGCGTTGCTAGGACTTTAGCTGCCAATGGTTTTGGCTCAAAGTTTAATAGTCCTCATCTGAACTGGGTGGCAGAAGAATATGATTGGGATTGGGACTATTGCTTAGCGTTGCGCAATGGTATTGGGCTTCATTTTGGCGGATTGCCCCGTGCGTTGCAGCAATATACTATTGATCTTTTCAATCGAGGTGAGATCAATTATTTGATCTGTACTTCGACGATTATTGAAGGGGTTAACACGATTGCTAAAAATGTTGTCATATATGACAATAGGGATGGCAATTTTAGTATCGACAAGTTCACGCATGGTAATATTAAAGGTCGTGCTGGTCGGATGGGGGTTCATTTTGTAGGTAAGGTATACTGCCTTGAGTCAATACCACAGGACTCGTTCAATCAGGAAGTAGATATCCCCCTGGGTATCCAAGATGCTACGACGCCAATGAACCTCTTGGTGGGTGTTCAGCCTGAACACCTCAGTGACTATTCTCAGGCTAGGTTTGAACGAGATGAGAATGTTGACGAATTCGGCGTAGATTTGCTCAAGCGACATAGCTCCTTCAGCTTAGAAACGTTCAGAGAGATATACTCCTTTGTGGAGATGCTCTCAGAGTCCGACCTGCAGTCCGCAATTTTTCATTGGATGCCTTCTGCCACGTTTCTGAATGTTTTAGCCGAGGCAGTGACTAGGTTTCAAGCAGGTGCCCTTCGTAGGGTACGTATTCCCACGAAAAACACATCTGTGATCCACGCAAAGCTTACAAACTATTTGTACACCTCTGAGTACGCCGAATACTTCAAGTCCCAGATTGATCAGTCAAAGGCGCGTTTGGAGAGAGGAGAGGTTGAAGACTTATCTATCTGCATCAATGATGACCTAAAGGTGGTAATCAATATTTTCGGACATACCGTTCCCAAGCTTCTAGGTATTCTTGAAGATGTGGTGAAGCTGTATGCCAAAAGACACAATATCAACTCTAAGATTGACTATTCTAGGTTGCGTGGCATTTTTGAGCATTACCATCTCTCTCCCGGTCTTGCTGGCCTAGAGGAGATGGGGGTGCCTGTTCAGACTCTCCAGAGGGTCAACGGTGTGATTGAGGTGCCTCAAGATCTCGATGTGGATGAGATGGCTCAGTTCCTAAGAGATCATGAGTCTCGCTGGCTCAGTATGGGCACCGTAGATCGTTCTTTTTTGACGAGAACGCTTTATCCGAATTCGAGGAAGTGACAGCCGCCTCCAGAACTGTATCATTGGAGTGTCAGTTTTCTAGGTGGTTGGAGTGCCCTTGAAGATTTTGAAAAGACTTTGGAGCCTCATTGACACCGACCGTCGTCCCGAGTGGGAAAAGCAACGTGAGCGTGAGTTCATCGAGGCGGTAAACAGCCTCAAGACGCTCAAGGTGACGCCAAGGGGCCGCATGTCCATCGACCCTGAAGAGATACGTGAGCAAGTGTTGGAGGCGCGGGAGAGGTTGAAGCATTTTGTCCGCAAACCCTAGGCCTATGCAGTCGACGCCGAAGTGCGTCAGTGCACGGGCTGTGTTGAAAAGGGTTGAGGGTTAGCTACCAGGCTCCCGCTCCCAGAGCCGCCACACAGTGCCCTTCGAATACCCCAGAGCACGCGCCACCTCAGCCTGGGTGAGGCCGTCTTTTTTCAGCGCCTGCACTGCCTTCCACTTCTCTCTAGCAGCCGTCACTCGCGGATG
Proteins encoded in this window:
- the hrpB gene encoding ATP-dependent helicase HrpB, coding for MISLPIDLVLPDLREALANRNEVILEAPPGAGKTTRVPLALLNEPWLGDQKILMLEPRRLAARAAAERLASELGEKVGETVGYRIRLESKVGPRTQIEVVTEGILARRLQDDPALDGVGVVIFDEYHLRNLDSDLALALCLSARDLLRDEPPLKLLLMSATLEGARLSKVLNDGPVVTSEGRMYPVSTVWGSPYQPGERIDARVTDTCLAAINEQSGSILVFLPGQAEIRRVAEDLKEQLNSRPDVIVCPLYGDLDLNAQRAAIDPAPRGSRKIVLATNIAETSLTIEGVRVVVDSGLERVPKFDPRSGMTRLDTQRISKASATQRAGRAGRLEPGVCYRLWSESQHEQMAGYSTPEILQADLAALALQLARWGMKPEEMTWLDQPPSAPFGQARDLLKRLGALDDAGQLTPHGSAMSELPAHPRIAHMLIKGNAMGLDDLACNIAALLGEKDILRGAGADLHTRLSALSGEQHSRRSGGSLQRVKQSARQYRSLLRGKASSLVSEPDHPRWVGCLLAFAYPDRIGLQRRASASEYRLSNGRAAVFSEPDGLTKHEWLVVADLGSRQGQREERIYLASDLDPALFDDELADLVRSVDEVDWDEREGVLKAERQLKVGQLILSTKALPSLDEQTRSLALVNLVRRKGIELLPWNPELRQWQARVDLLRQLDIQNGQAQSKWPDLSDANLLDTLEEWLTPYLGKVTRLSHFSQLDLSSIVRNLLPWPLPQELEVQAPQAIQVPSGSNIRIDYSQHPPILAVRLQELFGLAETPRIAQGRQPLILHLLSPARRPVQVTQDLANFWRSTYVEVKKDLKGRYPKHYWPEDPLVAEATARDGLK
- a CDS encoding IS5 family transposase; amino-acid sequence: MKQMTFADAEYAGKRKQTRKELFLIEMDQVVPWKGLITLIEPHYPKGEGGRPAYPFMAMLRIHLMQNWFGYSDPAMEEALYETTILRQFAGLSLERIPDETTILNFRRLLEKHELAAGILGVINGYLGDRGLSLRQGTIVDATLIHAPSSTKNQDGKRDPEMHQAKKGNQWYFGMKAHIGVDDESGLVHSVVGTAANVADVTQVDKLLHGDENVVCADAGYTGVEKRPEHEGRQVIWQIAARRSTYQKLGKRSVLYKAKRKIEKAKAQVRAKVEHPFRVIKRQFGYVKTRFRGLAKNTAQLLTLFALSNLWMARRHLLSNAGEVRL
- a CDS encoding dsDNA nuclease domain-containing protein; this translates as MDSSNAGGVAAKLGFLYQDCAAALFVTEMLLNKKIEAVRCEVTDDIDILYGTHTEFIQVKTSDKPRWSISTVTIRSRGANNKLIANSSIVHKSMQCASAPLDRCKFRILSPRDCKDPLDFLEIDRSKRSGKPGRQDLIDGLNDKLKNYVAPAGNSITDWVDACWWHVIPSLREIELTALDNIRRAAQSLYGVILSVESVVENIWVNILVTMTKKSALDRRVYVEDDKTYHRDHFLAWFKAEVLFYDRGNSHAKVYVHRKLPNILVQLQAPFVSSVPSRNGLALHQRYQMGQYRYEHIASNICHWFDELLLRPNEIADFNSSSATEKYRLLRSRLADNTNDLEQFLGNALLHSVMRLRHDSQPIPATLYLDSKGDLKVFENVHIVQRSKGGDELWLGVSKLTKARTVSQVLTELRDALYDDIVNGLDGVREKVLDVKEDSYLLRHDVDEILDTSSSFEDHLDRFRFVIFFGYESALLTIPETKGHEPDLYREAYQLFVDFISDLASNPVYAQLNVELYIYAAPSFDDLCGLLKKKMRDEQ
- a CDS encoding DEAD/DEAH box helicase — its product is MNSIYDSARLLLDTQGSSAFTYLRAADKLLSNPVSLHMGRDLVIRALDARPKFSSYTPLLRNLVRKAGLYPYLKKEFQDVSVSERAALGIYQTPFSDDIVFHSMQFQVFELLRSGRNVVLSAPTSMGKSAIVDSIIGLGLVRRAVLVVPTIALADETRRRLQDRFGETYQIIHHSSQQASGDKVIYVLTQERVNERQDIVDIDFFVIDEFYKLAFQQRASGKIDYENERVIELNIALSKLLKASKQFYMTGPFINSVTGLAGLGFEYTFISSDFNTVALDVESLDLSPNDEAGKEEAIRAIAGKCRGEATIIYCKSSAIAGGVARTLAANGFGSKFNSPHLNWVAEEYDWDWDYCLALRNGIGLHFGGLPRALQQYTIDLFNRGEINYLICTSTIIEGVNTIAKNVVIYDNRDGNFSIDKFTHGNIKGRAGRMGVHFVGKVYCLESIPQDSFNQEVDIPLGIQDATTPMNLLVGVQPEHLSDYSQARFERDENVDEFGVDLLKRHSSFSLETFREIYSFVEMLSESDLQSAIFHWMPSATFLNVLAEAVTRFQAGALRRVRIPTKNTSVIHAKLTNYLYTSEYAEYFKSQIDQSKARLERGEVEDLSICINDDLKVVINIFGHTVPKLLGILEDVVKLYAKRHNINSKIDYSRLRGIFEHYHLSPGLAGLEEMGVPVQTLQRVNGVIEVPQDLDVDEMAQFLRDHESRWLSMGTVDRSFLTRTLYPNSRK